Below is a genomic region from Salvelinus fontinalis isolate EN_2023a chromosome 2, ASM2944872v1, whole genome shotgun sequence.
cacatgctgttgtgcaaatggaatagacaacaggtggaaattataggcaattagcaagacacccccaataaaggagtggttctgcaggtggtgaccacagaccacttctcagttcatatgcttcctggctgatgttttggtcacttttgaatgctggcggtgctttcactctagtggtagcatgagacagagtctacaacccacacaagtggctcaggtagtgcagctcatccaggatggcacatcaatgcgagctgtggcaagaaggtttgctgtgtctgtcagcgtagtgtccagagcatggaggcataccaggagacaggccagtacatcaggagacgtggaggaggccgtaggagggcaacaacccagcagcaggaccgctacctctgcctttgtgcaaggaggagcactgccagagccctgcaaaatgacctccagcaggccacaaatgtgcatgtgtctgctcaaacagtcagaaacagactccatgagggtggtatgagggcccgacgtccacaggtgggagttgtgcttacagcccaacaccgtgcaggacgtttggcatttgccagagaacaccaagattggcaaattcgccactggcgccctgtgctcttcacagatgaaagcaggttcacactgagcacatgtgacacacgtgacagagtctggagacgccgtggagaacgttctgctgcctgcaacatcctccaggatgaccggtttggcggtgggtcagtcatggtgtggggtggtatttctttggggggccgcacagccctccatgtgctcgccagaggtagcctgactgccattaggtacccgaaatgagatcctcagaccccttgtgagaccatatgctggtgctgttggccctgggttcctcctaatgcaagacaatgctagacctcatgtggctggagtgtgtcagcagttcctgcaagaggaaggcattgatgctatggactggcccgcccgttccccagacctgaatccaattgagcacatctgggacatcatgtctcgctccatccaccaacgccacgttgcaacacagactgtccaggagttggcggatgctttagtccaggtctgggaggagatccctcaggagaccatccgccacctcatcaggagcatgcccaggagttgtagggaggtcatacacgcacgtggaggccacacacactactgagcctcattttgacttgttttaaggacattacatcaaagttggatgagcctgtagtgtggttttccactttaattttgagtgtgactccaaatccagacctccatgggttgataaatttgatttccattgataatttttgtgtgattttgttgtcagcacattcaactatgtaaagaaaaaagtatttcataagaatatttcattcattcagatgtaGGATGTgatattttagtgttcccttaatttttttgagcagtgtatataacctctctaatCACCATGACTCAAATATTTTTTCTACTGTTGTCATTATCTCACTTTGCTTTAGCAACAGTAGTTGTGCCATTcatgcagatagagagagaccactTATTTGGATAGTCCCAAGTAGATGCTTTGTAGTTAAATAACTTTTGTGAAAGGCCGTACCTATTCAGTGACGAAATCCTGGGCGGGACAGCACGAAATGAGACGCAGAGACATGACTTCAACAAAAAGAAGTAAACTGTATTGGGAGTTCACACGCCAATCCAACAGCTTGAGCCGAACCTATAACAGGGCATCCTCCTGTCCTGGAATTCACCATAGTCTCCGGTTCATAATCACTCTGCCCCTTCAGTCAAGTCCTTAAGATAACACAAACAATAATCAGTCAATTGGCCTCAGGTGAGCTCATCAGTAGTGGCTGTACTTCGGCCCACCTCCAGGAGAGGGCGCAGTCGGCACACTTGATCCGGCTAATCCCTCACACTTTCagcatttcaactaactatctactaaccttaacctttatcctaaccctaaaggTAACTGTTACCTTAACCTATACCCTTACCCTTATTCAAACCTTAACTGGAACCTTACCAAGCTGTTGGATTTCAAGAGATTGGCATACTATCAACAATTGGTATACTGATCATCAGTatgggactatccaaataaagtgtgactgaAAAAGAGTTTGAATTCTTACAATTCAACGTTCTAGTTCAATGGGTCTGTATCAGCTCACAGTGATATATATCACACATCAACCCACCTTCTGATACAACTGTTGATTTCTAAAACGTACATTACAACTTGATTGAATCAAGGGATACGTGCAGCATGAGAGGATCCGTGTTCATATGAGGTGCAAAACAAGAGAGAAGTCACAGAGAGAAGTCACAGAGAGAAGTCACAGAGAGAAGTCACAGAGAGAACCGAAAGACGTCAATGAAACTGCTGTACTGGGTACACTTTATTTACAAGCAAATCAAAAGCCAGTCAGTGGTGGGTGCAATTGGAACATTCCAGAGCCTGTTTGGAAGCTCTATAACCGCCAGAGGCAACTGACAGGTGAGGAGGATAGGGTCATAGGTCATCAAGGAGAAAGGAAGGACACCATTGTAACCAAGTGATCCCTCTAATCCCCTGAATCGTCCCGGGATAAATCTCCTCCTCAGCTCCCAGTGACCTCTGGTGACCTTGTGTAGCCTAGTCAGTGTGACAGGATGTGCTGTCCTAAACTGGCTAGTGAACGTCTCTCAGATTTTTTCTCTCCAGTTTCAGCCTTTTCAGCACTGTAAAGTGTGATACATAGCTGCAATAAGTTTGCCATGTGTTCCTTTGTGAGTACAACATGACGTTTTTCCCCTGTGTCCCGCCTGGGGCTGTTTGTCCCCGGGGGCGGGCTAGGTGATTATGCAGCCTCCCTTCTCAGGCTTATAGGGGTTCTTATCATCTGGTACTCCTGTTATCAGGAGGTCGGTACCAGACGCAGCCTCGCACCAGTCCATGGTGTCCTTGGATGTCTTGGACACCTAAGAGAAACGGAGAGGGGTCAATAGGAGCATTCTAATTCAGTTCAATGGGACTGTATCAGTGCACAGTGATGCGTTTGTAATGCTACAGAGCTTCTCTTTATGGACCCATTGATTTTACGTACAGGCTCCCTGGGTGTCGAGACTTCTTTCTTTAGCTGTTCCAGCTCCATCTTAAGGATGTCAATGTCTGACATATCCCGAGCCATCTTTCCctgagaaggaaggaggagagaggatcaATGAGAGAGGGCACACAAAATAAACATCAAACATCCACCATGCTGTAACAAGTAACTCTTATCTTGTTGCTTGTCAGTAAAGATCAAAATGAATCTAAATCCTTCTGGATTTGTGAATGAATTCACTAATTGAACAGATTGGCAAACTTGTTTGATTTTCTTGTCTTCAACAACGCGCTTTAGTGGGTTGAACCCAGATCTAAATCTTTACCTTTCAAATCCAAATAATTACTCTTTCTTAAGAATGTCATGTGTGGTAAAATAACTGTAGAATGTCACAGCAAGCTAAAGAAGGTGGCGGGACAGGATTACCCAATTAGACCACACCCTATACATTGTGTAACTTTGTATGGCTAGTCGTCAGGAATTCTACTCGAATAATATCTTGTTTTTAAGTAGAGTTGATCTCTATGGGCTTGCACTGACACAGTAAAAGACATGTtaggtcagggatgggcaactttgatggggtgggggccacaaaaaaactGAACTGAACTGATCACgaggggccgcagtggctcgCTGGTCACTTGACAGCAGAGAGACATTTTTTAAGTTGtagagttaatttcctgcaattctacacgttTTCCCATGGGGATGTGAGAATACCCCGACTGAGTtccaaaatatatacagtacatattataTTTTTGGGGGAGGGAAATTAATCCGCTGGCCTACAAAATGGGAGCCTTAGATATCCGACTGTATGAACAAACCAATGAACTGTTCACATGTCTGTTTCCATGGCCTTGTGCTCGTTGACTCTTCCCTATCCTAAAATAATCTGTCATACAACTGAACTTTGGAAATACATGAAGGCTATGTGGTTGGTGTTCTTTGTTGGGTACTACTTCAGTCCCACCCTCTACCAACACGCTGTGCCTACATAATCAGGCCACCAGCCAAACCCAAAACGAGCATGCATGTCACATGAACAATTAGAACAGGTAAGGAAGCCACTGTGACA
It encodes:
- the LOC129869359 gene encoding guanine nucleotide-binding protein G(I)/G(S)/G(O) subunit gamma-T2-like, with translation MARDMSDIDILKMELEQLKKEVSTPREPVSKTSKDTMDWCEAASGTDLLITGVPDDKNPYKPEKGGCIIT